In Cyanobium sp. AMD-g, one genomic interval encodes:
- the fabZ gene encoding 3-hydroxyacyl-ACP dehydratase FabZ yields the protein MLSSEQILNLLPHRYPFALVDRVVEYVPGKRAVALKNVTFNEPQFQGHFPGRPLMPGVLIVEAMAQVGGLIVTQMPDLPKGLFVFAGIDGVRFRRPVVPGDQLLITCELLSLKRKRFGKVHATATVDGERVCSGELMFSLVD from the coding sequence GTGCTCAGCAGCGAGCAGATCCTCAACCTGCTCCCCCATCGCTATCCCTTCGCCCTGGTGGATCGGGTGGTGGAGTACGTGCCCGGCAAGCGGGCGGTGGCGCTCAAGAACGTCACCTTCAACGAACCGCAGTTCCAGGGCCATTTCCCCGGCCGTCCGCTGATGCCAGGCGTGCTGATCGTCGAAGCCATGGCCCAGGTGGGAGGCCTGATCGTCACCCAGATGCCCGATCTGCCCAAGGGCCTGTTCGTCTTCGCGGGCATCGACGGTGTGCGATTCCGCCGGCCTGTGGTGCCCGGCGACCAGCTCCTGATCACCTGCGAATTGCTCAGCCTGAAGCGCAAGCGCTTCGGCAAGGTGCACGCCACTGCCACGGTCGATGGCGAGCGGGTCTGCTCGGGCGAGCTGATGTTCTCGCTCGTGGACTGA
- the lpxC gene encoding UDP-3-O-acyl-N-acetylglucosamine deacetylase has protein sequence MTNWPSDYRQAWTLSSSVERTGVGLHSGAVSRVRLGPSERPGYWLGWLDAPQRPLQQLGPDQVSDTRLCTCLQLGDRRLATVEHLLAALAGTGVSQAELMVDGEEIPLLDGSGLPWVEAIGEAGLSSRGERLEPPLPALPLTLQQGQSFVVALPSDRLRLAAAIDFPQAAIGRQLYSLDLTPERFVAEIAPARTFGFREQVEQLLAAGLIRGGALDNALVCDGDGWVNPPLRFSDEPVRHKLLDLLGDLALVGLPRAHVFAYRGSHGLHTAMAAALAAQASRLPVPVPTH, from the coding sequence GTGACCAACTGGCCCAGCGACTACCGCCAGGCCTGGACCCTCAGCTCCAGCGTGGAGCGCACCGGGGTGGGTCTGCACAGCGGCGCCGTTTCGCGGGTCCGGCTCGGCCCTTCGGAGCGTCCGGGCTACTGGCTGGGCTGGCTGGACGCCCCACAACGACCCCTGCAGCAACTGGGCCCTGACCAGGTGAGCGACACCCGCCTCTGCACCTGCCTGCAGCTGGGGGATCGGCGCCTGGCCACGGTGGAGCACCTGCTGGCGGCCCTCGCCGGCACCGGCGTCAGCCAGGCGGAGCTCATGGTGGACGGGGAGGAGATCCCCCTGCTCGACGGCTCGGGGCTTCCCTGGGTCGAAGCGATCGGTGAGGCGGGGCTCAGCAGCCGGGGGGAGCGCCTCGAGCCCCCTTTGCCGGCCCTGCCCCTCACCCTCCAGCAGGGTCAGAGCTTTGTGGTGGCCCTGCCGTCCGACCGCTTGCGTCTGGCGGCGGCCATCGACTTTCCCCAGGCGGCCATCGGCCGCCAGCTCTACAGCCTGGATCTCACCCCCGAACGCTTCGTTGCGGAGATCGCCCCGGCCCGCACCTTCGGCTTCCGGGAGCAGGTGGAGCAGTTGCTGGCCGCGGGTCTGATCCGTGGCGGTGCCCTCGACAATGCCCTGGTGTGTGACGGCGACGGCTGGGTCAATCCGCCGCTGCGCTTCAGCGACGAACCGGTGCGCCATAAGCTGCTGGACCTGCTGGGAGATCTGGCGTTGGTGGGCCTGCCCAGGGCCCACGTCTTCGCCTACCGCGGTTCCCATGGCCTGCACACCGCCATGGCCGCGGCCCTTGCGGCCCAGGCGTCCCGCCTGCCCGTGCCCGTTCCGACCCACTGA
- the purD gene encoding phosphoribosylamine--glycine ligase, with translation MASPSPTDAADAGPVPARILVVGGGGRENALGWALARCPGVEQVLVAPGNGGTTALADCVQLAIAESDQEALATACRERAIDLVVVGPEAPLAAGLADRLRSEGLAVFGPGADGALLEASKRWAKDLMQEAGVPTAGYWAATSRQEALEALERHGRPLVVKADGLAAGKGVTVADSLEQCRDAIEEVFAGRFQSTAPGGAAAAPSLVLEERLHGPEVSVFALTDGRSMVLLPPAQDHKRIGEGDTGPNTGGMGAYAPALLLDGAGLEQVRRLVLEPILAALRARGIDYRGVIFAGLMLTEDGLRVIEFNCRFGDPECETLMPLLGPELARVLLACATGRLEEAPPLTIEPRCSACVIAAAEGYPGEVRRGDPIHGELTDDPDLQLFHAGSRRGEDGHVVTAGGRVLAVVAQAEDFDAAFDRAYAGLGRVGFEGMVFRRDIGHQVRTRPPVRP, from the coding sequence ATGGCTTCACCCTCCCCCACTGATGCTGCCGACGCTGGCCCGGTGCCCGCACGGATCCTGGTGGTGGGGGGTGGTGGCCGCGAGAACGCCCTTGGCTGGGCCCTGGCGCGCTGTCCGGGGGTCGAGCAGGTGCTGGTGGCCCCTGGCAACGGTGGCACCACGGCCCTGGCGGACTGCGTCCAGCTCGCGATCGCCGAATCCGACCAGGAGGCCTTGGCCACGGCCTGCCGCGAGCGCGCCATCGATCTGGTGGTGGTGGGCCCGGAGGCGCCGCTGGCGGCCGGTCTGGCGGATCGTTTGCGCTCGGAGGGGCTGGCGGTCTTCGGCCCCGGGGCGGACGGGGCCCTGCTGGAGGCCAGCAAGCGCTGGGCCAAGGACCTGATGCAGGAAGCGGGTGTGCCCACGGCGGGCTACTGGGCGGCAACGTCCCGCCAGGAGGCCCTGGAGGCCCTGGAGCGGCACGGCCGCCCCCTGGTGGTGAAGGCCGATGGGTTGGCGGCCGGCAAGGGCGTGACGGTGGCCGACAGCCTCGAGCAGTGCCGCGACGCCATCGAGGAGGTGTTCGCCGGCCGCTTCCAGAGCACCGCACCCGGCGGCGCCGCCGCCGCCCCCTCCCTGGTGCTGGAGGAGCGCCTGCACGGCCCGGAGGTGTCGGTGTTCGCCCTCACCGACGGCCGCAGCATGGTGCTGCTGCCCCCGGCCCAGGACCACAAACGCATCGGTGAGGGGGACACCGGTCCCAACACCGGCGGCATGGGGGCCTATGCCCCGGCCCTTCTGCTGGATGGGGCGGGACTGGAGCAGGTGCGCCGGCTGGTTTTGGAGCCGATCCTGGCGGCCCTGCGGGCCCGGGGCATCGACTACCGCGGCGTGATCTTCGCCGGCCTGATGCTCACCGAGGACGGTCTGCGGGTGATCGAGTTCAACTGCCGCTTCGGGGACCCGGAGTGCGAAACCCTGATGCCCCTGCTCGGCCCTGAGCTGGCCAGGGTGCTGCTGGCCTGTGCCACCGGCCGTCTGGAGGAGGCCCCGCCCCTGACGATCGAGCCCCGCTGCAGCGCCTGTGTGATCGCCGCCGCCGAGGGCTACCCCGGCGAGGTGCGTCGAGGGGATCCGATCCATGGCGAACTGACCGACGACCCCGACCTGCAGCTGTTTCATGCCGGCAGCCGCCGCGGCGAGGATGGCCACGTGGTCACGGCCGGCGGGCGGGTGTTGGCGGTGGTGGCCCAGGCCGAGGATTTCGATGCGGCCTTCGATCGGGCCTATGCCGGCCTTGGGCGGGTGGGTTTTGAGGGCATGGTCTTCCGCCGTGACATCGGCCACCAGGTGCGGACGCGTCCGCCGGTGCGGCCATGA
- a CDS encoding BamA/TamA family outer membrane protein, with protein MIGVRLGRPHTLRSVTPRAATASLPLLVALLLTGGQAGAAETPPTKREGQAPVPSLAQAGADPFAAPADVAPAPAGTPAAPGPEATPASPAVPATPTPGAPAASDDRPGKPTLGPAPSPAATAEPRVLISEVVIEGLADHPERERLELAAYAAMAVTPGNAITRSELETDLQAIYATGWFSDVRIQPQDGPLGVRLVVSVVPNPVLTKVSLDPADAKVPETVVQDTFAGDYGKTLNLVTLQGRMQELQKWYADQGFSLARVTGPSRVGPDGDVQLLVRQGTVKGVEVQFLNKEGSATNDKGQPIKGKTKEWVITREISIKTGEVFNRRNLEDDLKRLYGTGLFSDVKVTLRPEPEDPGSVVIVLGVVEQSTGSLSGGLGYSQSQGVFGQIQVQDSNLFGRAWDLSTSFTYGQFGGLADISFSDPWIKGDKYRTAFRFKAFISRDAPQVFQSQEGGNIFTVSDFYQAPGTQVAYNIFSPFNPLLDVFPSVTAARIAAETTGQNLSWFQFDGNSVLIQRVGANVQFVRPLNGGNPFKRAPWTVLVGLTGQVATPMDFSGTSRRFGLATPNESTALFTAPTNSIICLAYNCAARNQLLGLRLAATMSTLNDPRNPTKGNFLSLGTEQFFSVGPDSPTFNRLRGSFTHYIPVRWLKFYKGCRPKAGETEDCKQALAFQVSAGTVIGDLPPYEAFCMGGGNSVRGYFDCDLGVGRSFGEATIEYRFPLFSIVSGELFIDGGTTFGSQTKVPGNLGGLLNKPGSGFSIGTGLIVTTPVGPLRLEVASQDFTGEWRFNLGVGWKF; from the coding sequence ATGATTGGCGTTCGCCTCGGCAGGCCCCACACCCTTCGAAGCGTCACGCCCCGGGCGGCGACCGCCTCCCTGCCCCTGCTCGTGGCCCTGCTGCTGACCGGCGGCCAGGCCGGGGCGGCCGAGACTCCCCCCACCAAGCGGGAGGGGCAGGCCCCGGTGCCCTCGCTGGCCCAGGCCGGCGCCGATCCTTTTGCCGCCCCGGCCGACGTCGCCCCTGCCCCCGCCGGCACCCCAGCGGCACCGGGCCCGGAAGCCACACCTGCCAGTCCAGCCGTTCCGGCCACCCCAACCCCTGGCGCCCCCGCCGCCAGCGACGACCGGCCCGGCAAACCCACCCTGGGTCCAGCCCCCTCGCCTGCGGCCACGGCCGAGCCGAGGGTGCTGATCAGCGAGGTGGTGATCGAAGGCCTGGCCGACCATCCCGAGCGAGAGCGGCTGGAATTGGCGGCCTACGCCGCCATGGCGGTGACCCCCGGCAACGCCATCACCCGCAGCGAACTGGAAACGGACCTGCAGGCCATCTACGCCACGGGCTGGTTCTCCGATGTCCGGATCCAGCCCCAGGACGGCCCTCTGGGGGTGCGGCTGGTGGTCTCGGTGGTGCCCAATCCGGTGCTCACCAAGGTGAGCCTTGACCCCGCCGACGCCAAGGTGCCGGAAACGGTGGTGCAGGACACCTTCGCCGGGGATTACGGCAAGACCCTCAACCTGGTCACCCTGCAGGGCCGCATGCAGGAACTGCAGAAGTGGTATGCCGACCAGGGCTTCTCCCTGGCCCGCGTCACCGGCCCCTCCCGCGTTGGCCCCGATGGCGACGTGCAGCTGCTGGTGCGCCAGGGCACGGTCAAGGGTGTGGAGGTGCAGTTCCTCAACAAGGAAGGATCGGCCACCAACGACAAGGGCCAGCCGATCAAGGGCAAGACCAAGGAATGGGTGATCACCCGAGAGATCTCCATCAAGACCGGCGAAGTCTTCAACCGCCGCAACCTGGAGGACGACCTCAAGCGCCTCTACGGCACCGGCCTGTTCAGCGACGTCAAGGTGACCCTGCGGCCCGAACCGGAGGATCCCGGCTCCGTGGTGATCGTGCTGGGGGTCGTCGAGCAGTCGACCGGGTCCCTCTCCGGCGGTCTGGGCTACAGCCAGAGCCAGGGGGTCTTCGGCCAGATCCAGGTGCAGGACAGCAACCTGTTCGGCCGCGCCTGGGACCTCTCGACCAGCTTCACCTACGGCCAGTTCGGCGGCCTCGCCGACATCTCCTTCAGCGACCCCTGGATCAAGGGGGACAAGTACCGCACCGCCTTCCGCTTCAAGGCCTTCATCAGCCGGGACGCCCCCCAGGTGTTCCAGAGCCAGGAGGGAGGCAACATCTTCACCGTCTCCGACTTTTACCAGGCCCCTGGCACCCAGGTTGCCTACAACATTTTTTCGCCGTTCAACCCCCTCCTGGACGTCTTCCCGTCGGTGACGGCCGCCCGCATCGCCGCCGAAACCACCGGTCAGAACCTCAGCTGGTTCCAGTTCGACGGCAACAGCGTCCTGATCCAGCGCGTCGGCGCCAACGTTCAGTTCGTGCGGCCCCTCAACGGCGGCAACCCCTTCAAGCGGGCCCCCTGGACCGTTCTGGTCGGTCTCACCGGCCAGGTGGCCACGCCGATGGATTTCTCCGGCACCTCCCGCCGCTTCGGTCTGGCCACCCCGAACGAATCCACCGCTCTGTTCACCGCTCCGACCAACTCGATCATCTGCCTGGCCTACAACTGCGCCGCCCGCAACCAGTTGCTGGGCCTGCGGCTGGCGGCGACGATGAGCACCCTCAACGATCCCCGCAACCCCACCAAGGGCAACTTCCTCAGCCTCGGCACCGAACAGTTCTTCTCGGTGGGTCCCGATTCCCCCACCTTCAACCGGCTGCGGGGCAGCTTCACCCACTACATCCCGGTGCGCTGGCTGAAGTTCTACAAGGGGTGCCGGCCCAAGGCCGGCGAAACCGAGGACTGCAAACAGGCCCTGGCCTTCCAGGTGTCCGCCGGCACGGTCATCGGCGACCTGCCGCCCTATGAGGCCTTCTGTATGGGTGGTGGCAACTCGGTGCGGGGTTACTTCGACTGCGACCTCGGTGTGGGCCGCAGTTTCGGTGAGGCCACGATCGAATACCGGTTCCCCCTGTTCAGCATCGTCAGCGGTGAGCTGTTCATCGATGGCGGCACCACCTTCGGCAGCCAGACGAAGGTCCCGGGCAACCTCGGCGGCCTGCTCAACAAGCCCGGGTCCGGCTTCTCGATCGGCACCGGTCTGATCGTCACCACCCCGGTCGGCCCGCTGCGGCTTGAAGTGGCCAGCCAGGACTTCACCGGCGAGTGGCGCTTCAACCTCGGCGTGGGCTGGAAGTTCTAG
- the msrA gene encoding peptide-methionine (S)-S-oxide reductase MsrA, whose amino-acid sequence MRLIALLLGLLLALGGPVAPALAATEEAVLAGGCFWCLEHDLEVLPGVLDVESGYSGGKSANPTYKQVSAGGSGHQEVVRVRFDNTEIRYETLLRAYWRNIDPLDGGGQFCDRGDSYRPVIFTTSANQAVEARNSLVAAARELGKPAAALKVAIRPLAKFWPAEGYHQNYAKRNGVQYNYYRWSCGRDRRLDTVWGRRARSSQRWQGS is encoded by the coding sequence ATGCGACTGATCGCGCTGCTGCTGGGGCTGCTGCTCGCCCTGGGGGGGCCGGTGGCTCCCGCCCTGGCGGCCACGGAGGAGGCCGTTCTGGCGGGAGGTTGTTTCTGGTGCCTGGAGCACGATCTGGAGGTGCTCCCCGGCGTCCTGGACGTGGAGAGCGGCTACAGCGGCGGCAAGAGCGCCAACCCCACCTACAAGCAGGTCTCGGCAGGGGGGAGTGGCCATCAGGAGGTGGTGCGGGTGCGCTTCGACAACACCGAAATCCGCTACGAGACGCTGCTGCGGGCGTACTGGCGCAACATCGACCCCCTCGACGGCGGCGGTCAGTTCTGCGACCGCGGCGATTCCTACCGGCCCGTGATCTTCACCACCAGCGCCAACCAGGCCGTGGAGGCCCGCAACAGCCTGGTGGCCGCAGCGCGGGAACTGGGCAAGCCGGCGGCCGCACTCAAGGTGGCGATCCGGCCCCTGGCCAAGTTCTGGCCGGCGGAGGGATATCACCAGAACTACGCCAAGCGCAATGGCGTCCAGTACAACTACTACCGCTGGTCCTGTGGCCGCGACCGGCGCCTGGACACGGTCTGGGGACGGCGGGCCCGCAGCAGCCAGCGCTGGCAGGGCAGCTGA
- the lpxB gene encoding lipid-A-disaccharide synthase, translated as MVRLLVSTGEVSGDLQGSLLVKALHEEAARRCLPLDVVALGGSRMERAGAQLLADTTKLGAIGLWEPIPLVIPTLKLQARVRRWLKQHPPDAVVLIDYMGANVNLGLRLRRLYPDVPITYYIAPQEWAFRLGDGGTTRLIGFTDRILAIFPEEASFYAARGAQVTWVGHPLIDTLQQRPTRQEARQQLGLPQQAPVLLMLPASRRQELRYVLPPMAEAVAKLQRQRPDLQVLLPAGLPGFEAVLAETMHAAGATAVRVIPAGEADALRPLLCAAADAALTKSGTANLELALRGVPQVTGYRVSRPTAFLAKHVIHFNVAHISPVNLVLGERLVPELLQDDFTPDAILAALLPLFDPASGARERVQEGYVRLRQKLGEPGVTRRAATAILEPFQGQTPCD; from the coding sequence ATGGTGCGACTCCTGGTCAGCACCGGAGAGGTCTCCGGTGATCTGCAGGGTTCCCTGCTGGTCAAGGCCCTGCACGAGGAGGCGGCCCGCCGTTGCCTGCCCCTTGATGTGGTGGCCCTCGGGGGCAGTCGGATGGAGCGGGCCGGCGCCCAGCTCCTGGCGGACACCACCAAACTCGGGGCCATCGGCCTGTGGGAACCGATCCCCCTGGTGATCCCCACCCTCAAGCTGCAGGCCAGGGTCCGCCGCTGGCTGAAGCAGCACCCCCCCGACGCCGTGGTGCTGATCGACTACATGGGGGCCAACGTCAATCTGGGCCTGCGCCTGCGGCGGCTCTACCCCGATGTGCCCATCACTTACTACATCGCTCCCCAGGAATGGGCCTTCCGCCTCGGCGACGGCGGCACCACCCGGCTGATCGGCTTCACCGATCGCATCCTGGCGATCTTCCCGGAGGAGGCCAGCTTCTACGCCGCACGGGGAGCCCAGGTCACCTGGGTGGGCCATCCCCTGATCGACACCCTGCAACAGCGACCGACGCGCCAGGAGGCCCGCCAGCAGCTGGGCCTGCCCCAGCAGGCCCCGGTGCTGCTGATGCTGCCTGCCTCACGGCGGCAGGAGCTGCGCTACGTGTTGCCGCCCATGGCCGAGGCGGTGGCCAAGCTGCAGCGGCAGCGTCCTGATCTGCAGGTGCTGCTGCCGGCTGGCCTGCCGGGGTTCGAGGCGGTGCTTGCCGAGACCATGCACGCGGCCGGAGCCACGGCGGTGCGGGTGATCCCGGCCGGTGAGGCCGATGCCCTGCGGCCCCTCCTCTGTGCCGCCGCCGATGCCGCCCTGACCAAGTCCGGCACCGCCAACCTGGAACTGGCCCTGCGGGGAGTGCCCCAGGTGACCGGCTATCGGGTCAGCCGGCCTACGGCGTTTCTGGCGAAACATGTGATCCACTTCAATGTGGCGCACATTTCTCCGGTGAACCTGGTGCTGGGGGAACGGCTCGTGCCGGAACTGCTGCAGGACGACTTCACCCCGGACGCCATCCTGGCGGCCCTGCTGCCCCTGTTCGATCCCGCCTCCGGGGCACGGGAGCGGGTGCAGGAGGGCTACGTTCGGCTAAGGCAGAAGCTGGGGGAGCCGGGCGTCACCCGCCGGGCAGCGACGGCGATCCTCGAACCGTTCCAAGGACAAACGCCATGCGACTGA
- the lpxA gene encoding acyl-ACP--UDP-N-acetylglucosamine O-acyltransferase, with protein sequence MTTSVHPTALVDPRARLAPGVEIGPYSVIGPEVEIGEGSRIGPHVVIDGRVRMGKGNRIFPGACIGLEPQDLKYGGAPTEVVMGDENTIRECVTINRATAEGESTVLGNGNLLMAYSHIGHNCQLSDRIVIANGVAVAGHVVIGERAVIGGVLGIHQFVHIGSLAMVGGMSRIDRDVPPFMTVEGHPGRLRGLNRVGLRRSGVAQLDDGAQFRQLQDLWTLIYRSDLVLAAALRQARERPLLAAADELCAFLEASVGPGRRGPLPAQR encoded by the coding sequence ATGACGACATCCGTGCATCCCACGGCCCTGGTCGATCCCCGGGCCCGGCTGGCCCCTGGCGTGGAGATCGGCCCCTATTCGGTCATCGGTCCGGAGGTGGAGATCGGCGAGGGCAGTCGCATCGGCCCCCATGTGGTGATCGACGGGCGGGTGCGGATGGGCAAGGGCAACCGGATCTTTCCGGGGGCCTGCATCGGCCTTGAGCCCCAGGACCTCAAGTACGGCGGTGCCCCCACCGAAGTGGTGATGGGGGACGAGAACACGATCCGCGAGTGCGTCACCATCAACCGCGCCACCGCCGAAGGGGAGAGCACCGTCCTGGGCAACGGCAACCTGCTGATGGCCTACAGCCACATCGGTCACAACTGCCAGCTCTCTGACCGCATCGTGATCGCCAACGGTGTGGCGGTGGCGGGCCACGTGGTGATCGGGGAGCGGGCCGTGATCGGTGGCGTGCTCGGCATCCACCAGTTCGTCCACATCGGCAGCCTGGCGATGGTGGGCGGCATGAGCCGCATCGACCGCGACGTGCCCCCGTTCATGACGGTGGAGGGCCATCCCGGCCGCCTCCGGGGGCTGAACCGGGTCGGGCTGCGCCGCAGCGGCGTGGCCCAGCTCGACGATGGCGCCCAGTTCCGCCAGCTGCAGGATCTCTGGACCCTCATCTACCGCAGCGATCTGGTGCTGGCGGCCGCCCTGCGGCAGGCGCGGGAGCGGCCCCTGCTGGCGGCGGCCGACGAACTGTGCGCCTTTCTGGAGGCCTCGGTGGGGCCGGGCCGGCGCGGACCGTTGCCGGCCCAGCGCTGA
- a CDS encoding GIY-YIG nuclease family protein, giving the protein MSRQGDLFMAGAAGASPLVELPLLRQQLLAWQGRLAEHQGPLYAEAAAGGAAPLLQGQLFPMATGPGDPDAVALRFDPLSLSPQSLSFWRWPRLPQRGAALYLVMDRPAGLPVPLLLYVGETGRADQRWKGDHDCKGYLAAYGEALGRVGLEARPSIRFWSDVPAAVSPRRALEQALIRRWLPPFNKETRERWATPFTADPA; this is encoded by the coding sequence ATGAGCCGGCAGGGGGACCTTTTCATGGCAGGAGCGGCCGGCGCCTCACCGTTGGTGGAGCTCCCCCTGCTGCGGCAGCAGCTGCTCGCCTGGCAGGGCCGGCTGGCCGAGCACCAGGGGCCGCTCTATGCCGAAGCCGCGGCCGGCGGGGCCGCCCCCCTGCTGCAGGGTCAGCTCTTCCCGATGGCGACAGGCCCCGGCGATCCCGACGCCGTGGCGCTCCGTTTCGATCCCCTCAGCCTCAGTCCCCAGAGCCTCTCCTTCTGGCGCTGGCCCCGGCTGCCCCAGCGGGGGGCGGCCCTCTACCTGGTGATGGATCGGCCTGCGGGGCTGCCTGTGCCGCTCCTGCTCTACGTCGGTGAGACGGGGCGGGCTGATCAGCGCTGGAAGGGCGACCACGACTGCAAGGGGTACCTGGCGGCCTATGGCGAGGCGCTGGGCCGGGTGGGGCTGGAGGCGCGGCCGAGCATCCGCTTCTGGAGCGACGTGCCGGCGGCGGTGTCGCCGCGCCGGGCCCTGGAGCAGGCCCTGATCCGGCGCTGGCTGCCGCCTTTCAACAAGGAAACCAGGGAGCGCTGGGCCACGCCATTCACGGCCGACCCCGCCTGA
- a CDS encoding leucyl aminopeptidase: protein MEFRCLAATPAGPGALQETWTGDTLVVGLFTPAAGSGRALAQELVGEGLEALLQRRRFEAKPGQTITLERPGGSPSSLILVGLGEPADFGLEALRQASAGAARSAAAAGAVDLGLWLPVEGLEPAAAAAAMAEAVRLGLYADQRFKSEAEPSSLPSLVSLLGVAAGAEAGLAHVAATCSGVELARRLVAAPPNKATPQSLAEEAAAMADAFGLELKVLERDDCEALGMGAYLGVAQGSDLPPKFIHLTYRPAGEVSRRVALVGKGLTFDSGGYNLKTAGSQIEMMKYDMGGSAAVLGAARAIAEIRPAGLEVHVIVASCENMISGGAIHPGDVLTASNGKTIEINNTDAEGRLTLADALVYACGLEPDAIVDLATLTGACVIALGEEIAGLWSPSNGLAEALLSAGNAAGEAFWRMPLRSSYKKGLKSHIADLKNTGPRPGGSITAALFLQDFVTKGLPWAHLDIAGTVWSDKARGEDPAGATGFGVRTLVAWLVAGAAS, encoded by the coding sequence ATGGAGTTTCGCTGTCTTGCCGCCACCCCTGCCGGTCCAGGTGCTCTCCAGGAGACCTGGACGGGTGACACCCTGGTGGTGGGCCTGTTCACACCCGCTGCGGGCAGCGGTCGGGCCCTGGCCCAGGAGCTGGTGGGCGAGGGGCTCGAAGCCTTGCTGCAGCGCCGCCGCTTCGAGGCCAAGCCTGGCCAGACCATCACCTTGGAGCGGCCGGGTGGCTCCCCGTCCAGCCTGATCCTGGTGGGCCTGGGGGAACCGGCCGACTTCGGCCTCGAGGCCCTGCGCCAGGCCAGTGCCGGAGCGGCCCGCAGTGCCGCCGCCGCCGGTGCCGTGGACCTCGGTCTCTGGCTTCCGGTGGAGGGGCTGGAGCCGGCGGCGGCCGCCGCCGCCATGGCCGAAGCGGTGCGGCTTGGGCTCTATGCCGACCAGCGCTTCAAAAGCGAGGCGGAACCCTCATCCCTTCCCTCCCTGGTGAGCCTGCTCGGCGTTGCGGCAGGCGCCGAGGCGGGCCTGGCCCATGTGGCGGCCACCTGCAGCGGCGTGGAACTGGCCCGGCGGCTGGTGGCGGCACCGCCAAACAAGGCGACCCCCCAGTCCCTGGCCGAGGAGGCCGCCGCCATGGCCGACGCCTTCGGCCTCGAGCTCAAGGTGCTGGAGCGGGACGACTGCGAGGCCCTGGGCATGGGGGCCTACCTGGGGGTGGCCCAGGGCTCAGACCTGCCCCCCAAGTTCATCCATCTCACCTACCGGCCCGCCGGGGAGGTGAGCCGGCGGGTGGCACTGGTGGGCAAGGGGCTCACCTTCGATTCCGGCGGCTACAACCTCAAGACGGCCGGCTCCCAGATCGAGATGATGAAGTACGACATGGGCGGCAGCGCCGCGGTCTTGGGGGCCGCCCGTGCCATCGCCGAAATCCGGCCCGCCGGCCTGGAGGTGCATGTGATCGTAGCCAGCTGCGAAAACATGATCAGCGGCGGCGCCATCCACCCGGGCGATGTGCTCACCGCCTCCAACGGCAAGACCATCGAGATCAACAACACCGATGCGGAAGGGCGGCTCACCCTGGCCGATGCCCTCGTCTATGCCTGCGGCCTGGAGCCGGATGCCATCGTCGATCTCGCCACCCTCACCGGTGCCTGCGTGATTGCGCTCGGCGAGGAGATCGCCGGGCTCTGGTCCCCCAGCAACGGCCTGGCCGAGGCCCTGCTAAGCGCCGGCAACGCCGCTGGGGAGGCCTTCTGGCGCATGCCCCTGCGCTCTTCCTACAAGAAGGGGCTCAAGAGCCACATCGCCGACCTGAAGAACACCGGTCCCCGGCCGGGGGGCTCCATCACCGCCGCCCTCTTCCTGCAGGACTTTGTCACCAAGGGGCTGCCCTGGGCCCACCTCGACATTGCCGGGACCGTCTGGAGCGACAAAGCCCGCGGGGAGGATCCGGCCGGGGCCACCGGCTTTGGGGTTCGCACCCTGGTGGCCTGGCTGGTGGCCGGTGCCGCCAGCTGA
- the purC gene encoding phosphoribosylaminoimidazolesuccinocarboxamide synthase: MTHTPGTGPLLYEGKAKRVYATDQDDLVAVEYKDDATAFNALKKAQLLGKGALNCRISALLFEHLERLGVPTHYLGLQGDHWMMVRPVRVVPVEVVVRNVAAGSLCRQMPIPAGTPLEPPLLDLYYKDDALGDPLLSEARLERLALVTPAQMESIRELAFRVNGALRDLFARVELELVDFKIELGFTSTGELVVADEISPDTCRLWNQAVSDAQERILDKDRFRQDLGGVVEAYGEVLKRVQGVCPEPRVYG, translated from the coding sequence ATGACCCACACCCCTGGCACCGGCCCTCTCCTCTACGAAGGCAAGGCGAAGCGGGTGTACGCCACCGACCAGGACGACCTGGTGGCCGTCGAATACAAGGACGACGCCACGGCCTTCAATGCCCTCAAGAAGGCCCAGCTGCTCGGCAAGGGGGCCCTCAACTGCCGCATCTCCGCCCTGCTGTTCGAACACCTGGAACGGCTGGGGGTGCCCACCCACTACCTGGGCCTGCAGGGGGACCACTGGATGATGGTGCGGCCGGTGCGGGTGGTGCCGGTGGAGGTGGTGGTGCGCAACGTGGCGGCCGGTTCCCTCTGCCGCCAGATGCCGATCCCCGCGGGCACCCCCCTGGAGCCGCCGCTTCTCGACTTGTACTACAAGGACGACGCCCTGGGGGACCCCCTGCTCAGCGAAGCGCGGCTGGAGCGGCTCGCGCTGGTGACGCCCGCCCAGATGGAGTCGATCAGGGAACTGGCCTTCCGCGTCAACGGCGCCCTGCGCGACCTGTTCGCCCGGGTGGAGCTCGAACTGGTGGATTTCAAGATCGAACTGGGGTTCACCAGCACCGGTGAACTGGTGGTGGCGGACGAGATCAGCCCCGACACCTGCCGCCTCTGGAACCAGGCCGTGAGCGATGCCCAGGAGCGAATTCTCGACAAGGACCGATTCCGCCAGGACCTGGGCGGCGTTGTCGAGGCCTACGGGGAGGTCCTCAAACGGGTCCAAGGGGTCTGTCCCGAACCGCGGGTCTACGGGTAA